The sequence AGAACACgttatcatttaaaaaatatagaaGCACACTTCTATACAATCATTGTCGGTAAGATTGCTTTCACTAATCTTGTTACAATGCATGCCAATCTTGCTTGTTATCCTCAGGAATTTGTTTGAAAATCGAGCTCAAATGAATGGTAATCAGATTATACATCAACCTGCAACTGTACATTCCAGCCACAATCTATTGTTGTAAAATCATATGATAAGAGTGGACTTTGGACAGTATAAATCAATCATAAAACATTGGAATTGATCtaacatgtacagattacctcaactagcctgtacccctgcacactgactcggtactggtgcaccctgtatatagcctccttattgtgttacttttaataattactttttattttagtctacttggtaaatattttcttcttgaactgcactgttggttaggggcttgtaagttataatttcatggtaaagtctacacttgttgtattaggctcatgtggcaaataaagtttgataaAGCAAAAATGCAAAAGTGCCAGCCAGGGCTTGTGAAAAGAAAACATGTATGGTAGCCTGCATTATACAATAAATGTGTTTtcttttaagacatgaagggcGAAGTcactcaaatgaacagcaaaggTCAGGTCCCTGTCCAAATGAACCCAAGCAGTCAAAGACCGGTAAGAACATCCCCCCTGAATCATGCAGTGTAATTGACATCTGGATGTTTACAATTCATTTGTTGAACCTTGTAAGACTGAGTCATAGACGGTCTCTTTCTAGCCTGGGTAGcagtctgtttagctaacattTCACTCCTTGTACTCTGTGCCATTGTTTTGCAATGACACATAGCAGGCTAAAAGGAGTGACCTATGCTACTTAACTGTACTTCTCTGGATACACGTCAGTACAGGTCTAACTTGTAGGACTGCATTTCATTATATCCAGTGCAGAGGGAATTCTAGATACAGTTTATACACATGATGATGTGAGTTGAGGGAATAGTGATCATTGCAGAAGGTGACTTGAAAAGTAGAGTTGTGGAGACAACCTGACTGATGGGCCAGAgagcagattttttttaaataatagttGTTTTCTCTTCCTATAGGAGGCCCAAGGAGGCCTGTTGGACTCAGTGATGAAAGCGGTTATCATCATTGGATCTGGCCTCTTTGTCCTGGCAGCCTTTGGGAACTCCTTAACATGGTAATAACAACAAACATCCACTGTAGGGACAGGGATGATTTCAGAACAAACATTAACCAATGCGATATTTACACTGTGAACACTGGAATAATATTAGTTCCATTTAGAGTAATAAGAACAATATTGAATTATTATTGCAACCACAGATTTGTGGGACTAGTTGTAACCATAGCCTTTTCCCTGTGCCTCCCAGGCATCTGCAGAGGTTTTGGGGAGCATCAGGAGACTTCTGGCAAAACCAGTGGACCAAAGTACACCGGAGGTGGGAGGGACACGAGACAGCCTTGTTCTATGCCGGTAAGAGACAATGTAACTGGTGGGATCTGAAGCCCGGTGTCCTGCTGGAAATAACATCTGACATAAACTAAAGGAAGTATTATGTGCTGCACAAAGGAACAGGAAGAAATAGACTGTGGTGAGCAGCCCAGTACAACTCTCTCATGGAATTCTGATGTTCCACAGCTCTGATATCTGGGTGATATAATAAAGACAAACAACGTAAAAAGTTCAGGCTTCTTTCTTCTTCTCCCCAGAATTGAGTTGTGAACTATATTTATGTTCCGTCCATTATTAGGCACAAACATCTGTCTAGAGATGATGTCATGTGATTTGTAAAGGCtgggtctcaaatggcaccctattccctacatactgccctatgggccctagtcaaaagtagtgcactataaaggcaaAATAGTGACTGTTTTGGCACTTCAGTCACCATCTTTGGTTTTATATCATTTTTATGAGATGTTAATGTACTGATTGAGTGAAACCTGCTGAGCTGTTCTTAGACAATGTTAGGGCATGCTGTTTCTTGAATTGGTTCATGTGTACATGATGCGGTTGTTGTATTGTATGTAATGCATTGATTTTGGTTGTGCTGAACAGGGGCGATGTTTGTGCCTTTTGCGGCTTTCTGGGGGTCCAATCTTCTGCTCATGCTGGTTGATTACACTGGAATGCCCAACTTCATCACCCGTTACAGAATACAGGTGGACAAGAACAACCCGGTACAGTCAGTCTAATCCAGTTTTACACACCTGTATCTCACCAAGACCTTCATTTAGTACAGTAGACAGGAAGGGCTCTAATCAGGATCATCCTTCTGAAAGCCTCACATTTCACTCTAGTGAAaggagttttgtgtgtgtgtgtgtgctctcacgtgcgtgtgtgtttgtactaGCATGTGTGTTGTGAAATTCAGTGTCATCATAAATGGGGCCAGGAGGTTCTCTCCTGATCATGTTCAGGTCccgtggtcaggaaaaactcaggTCTCTATGAACGGCATGTCCATCAGTCGATCGGACCAATGTCCTCTTACTGAGTTTGATTAATAGATGTTGTTTTACAGGACACTAGTGAGAGAACGACTGCCATTACTGAATATCGCTGGTTACTTAAAGTGTTTACCCTGCCATCTCCTGCAATCTGTGGAAGATTAGATACTTAAGTGACATTGTGTTACTCAAAGCGCTTATCAGTCATAAACATTACCTGTTTATAATATATGCCAAATGCAGCTAGATATACTCACCAAATAATGTAGCCAGATATTGAAGAACTGCCCTGTGAGTTTCAAAGGTCAGTGATGATTTTTGAATGTGAGGGTGCAAAGCTCAGAAAACATGAGACCGGACTGAGGATAACTATACTTTACCAACTGGACATAACCTCTTTATCTGATTTATAAAGCATAGATCTGTTTAATTCATTTGGAATAAATATATTTCTGAATTAACATTACTATGATGTTACTATGGTCTCTCTAAATCAGCTATACAGTGATGTATGTAGCGGGTGTTTGATTTGTACATCTGTGGATTTGTCATGGACACCATCCAAATTCTTTCAGACGGATGAACACACTATCAACAAATGACTTTATTGCTACGTTGTGGTTTCCTAAGAAAGATTGATGGTGTTAGCTAGAGTAATTATATTCTAAGTACACAACAAACGAGCGTAGCCGCAGGAAgatgttaaaaaataaaataggaCCCCTACTTACATCTTAAAAACTAGCAGAAATTGAAGACTTTGAAGTAAACAAAACAAGTTCAACTAAGTGAACAATAAACAAGAAGACTAATGATTGCAGAAATGGGTGATGATAATTGATTACTTGAAGAAAACGGAGACTTTGCCACTAAAACTGTCCACATCCCGTAGGTTGACCCAGTGAAGCTGCGCCACGCTGTGAAGACGGTGGTCCTCAACCAGCTCTTCATCTCTGCTCCCATGGTGGTGGTGTGCTGGGCAGTTATGTTTTCTAGGGGGAATCCCTGCGGCCCAGAGCTGCCCACCTTCCACCGAGGCCTGTTGGAGATGGCCTTCTGCACCGTGTTGGAGGAGCTTTTGTTCTACTACTCACACAGGTAGTGGCTGAGGAGGGGGGCAGCATGGTTTCTCATATCCAATACAGGGCCTTGTCAGGAATAATTGATTGGTGTGGAAAATGCTGTACCCAAAGATAAGCGAACGATTACGATGTTTAATAGATTAACAATAGACAGACATATGCATATGGGGAAAGAGACACGTTCCTCTGAGAGGTTCCAAAGACAAGATACTCATGACAGTGTCTTCACAATGTATTACTACCCCTTgccttattccacattgtgttgttgcagcctgaattcaaaatggaggaaatggctgtttttttgcacccatctacacacaataccccttcttttttttacattttacaagatttcttgaaaatgaaatacagaattatCTAATTTactaaatattcacacccctgagtcaatactttgtagaatcaccttttggcagcgattacagctgtgagtgtttctgggtgagtctctaagagctttccacacccgGATTGTGCATTCACTTGCCCATTTaatcttttcaaaattcttcaagctttgtcaaattggttgttgatcattgctggacaaccattttcaagtcttgccattgattttTAAGTAGATTttgaagtcaaaactgtaactcggccattcaggaacattcactgtcttcttggtaagcaactccagtgtagatttggccttgtgttttaggttattgtcctgctgaagagTGTATTtgtctcctagtgtctggtggaaaacagacttaaccaggttttcctctaggattttgcctgtgccaAGCTCCATTCCTTTTTTTTAATCCAgaaactccccagtctttaatgatgacaagcatacccataacatgatccagccaccactatgcttgaaaatatgaagagtggaacACCATAATGTGTTGTACTGGATTTGCCTCAAAAATAAGACTTtgtattcaggccaaaaagttaatgtttgccttgttgcaaacaggatgcatgttttgtaatatatatatattttctttcactctgttaattacgttagtgttgtggagtaactacaatgttgttgatccatcctcagttttctcctatcacagccattacactctgttttaaaatccctgagcggtttctttccctggcaactgagttaggaaggacacctatatccttgtagtgactgggtgtattgatacaccattcaaagtgtaattaataacttcaccatgctcaaagggatattcagtgtctgctttgtcttgttttacccatctaccaataggtgcccttcttcacgaggcattggaaaacctccctggtctttgtgtttgaaattcagtgctcgacagagcttacagataattgtgtgtggggtacagagttgaggtagtcattcaaaaataatgttaaacactattattgcacacagagtgagtccatgcaacttattatgtaacttgttcagcaaatatttactcctgaacttatttaggcttgccataacaaacggGTTGAATAGTTAGTGACTCAAGACGTTTCagcttttcaaaaaaaaaaagaaagaaaaatgacattgaaaaacattattccactttcacattatcaggtattgtgtgtaggccagtgacccccAACAATCTaactttaatacattttaaattcaagctgtaacacaacaaaatgtggaaaaattcaaaggGTGTGCATATTTTCGTTAGGTACTGTATATTCTCATCCTTATCACTGTTCACTCTCCAGCTGCCTCCAAGtgcctgggccctggtcaaaacataAGCCATCTTGTAAGGCCAGAGTGAACCAGCtcatacaaatcattaaaatatttacacaagaagcaacctaatattACACAGTCAAACTctattaggttgcttcttgtgtaaatattttccatctggattttaatgatttgtatgtAAGACATCTCTATCAATTTAAAGTGCCGATAGCTGAATTACAGCCATCGGCTTTATCCCCAGAAATATCACTTAGGGTAACAAATGCTTTCTAAGTGCTGTTTTTTGGTGACCCCTATCACCAGAGAGGGGTCAACCTCTGGTTTAATAGGCAGCTAGAATTTATCAGCCTGTAGAAGGTACACAtaccatttttacattttagtgcTTTATTGGCTATGCACTGAGTAAAGGGACAACATGAACATATTGCATTATCACATAACATATGGAACGACAAAAAGGATTATGTTTTGTGCTAGTGCAGGAATTTAAATGTTACAAGCACATTCAATGCTGTGGCAGAGAACttatgctgaacaaaaatctaaacgcaatatgcaacaatttcaacgattttactgagttacagttcatgtaaggaaatccgtcatatgaaataaattcattaggtcctaatctatagatttcacatcaTTGGGcaagggcacagccatgggtgggcataggcccacccactggggagccaggcccagccaatcagaatgagttttacagacagaaatactcctcagtttcatcagctgtccgggtggttggtctcagacgatcccgcagataAAGAAGCtgggtgtggaggtcctgggctggcatggtggtctgtggttgtgaggccggttgggcgtactgtcaaattctctaaaatgacattgcaggcagcttatggtagagaaatgaacattcaattatctggcaacggCTCTggtacattcctgcagtcagcatgcaaattgcacactccctcaacacttgagacatctgtggcattgtgttgtgtgacaaaactgcacattttagagtggattttgtctccagcacaaggtgcacctgtgtaatgatcatgctgtttaatccgcttcctgatatgccaaacctgtcaggtggatggattatctttacatgttgcattttatatttttggtcagagAGCTGAGAGCGAAAAATACAACTCACCCTGACAGTATCTTTGACCGTCTGACACCTCTGACATTCAACTTGTGATCCCTTCCCTGTCAGGCTGTTTCACCATCCTGCCCTCTACAAGCATTTCCACAAGCAGCACCATGAGTGGACGGCTCCCATCGGAGTGGTCTCTCTCTACGCCCATCCTCTGGAGCACGTGGTGAGCACTTTATGCCTTTCCActgttctttctttctctctctcaaagtcAAACTAGGGGACCGTAGCTTGAAACACTGCATTGTGGATAATCTTGTAAGCAGATAATTTATAACCATATAGCGTATTTCTAAACAATGTAAAACCATGTTTCTGATGGTCCTGCCCCACCCCCAGCTGTCCAACATGCTGCCTGCCCTGATCGGCCCTGTTATCCTGGGTTCCCACCTGGTCACAACCACCCTGTGGTACGCTCTGGCTCTGGTCAGCACCACCATCTCCCACTGTGGCTACCACCTCCCCTTCCTGCCCTCCCCCGAGTTCCACGACTACCATCACCTCAAGTGAGTCCTGTCTTATGcaagatagggaatagggtgccatttgggacgcaagcctATGTAacacactacttttgaacagagccctatgggactttgttaaaagtagtgcactataaagggcatagggtgccatttgggacatacacaGAATTACTTAATTTTCCCAGAGGGGACTTTGGTATGTTAACTGATATAGTGCACACTGTTCTTGGCATATTCATTTTTATTACTGTGAACCCATGTCCAGTTCTTTGTTTGTACTTTGGACTTTGACTCTGCCGGCCATGGCAGATCTTAAAATTATGATAATAACTCCTCCACATATCTCTTCTGAAGGCTAGGTCGAAATTTTCTGTAATATTGCTTATGCTTATTAAATCTAATCCTTCCCGATCCGAAAAGGGGAGTTGTTATGTGTAAAAGGGTGGAGTTTGGTTTGGGATTTGTTCCATGGACAAGTTAGCCTGCCTGAAACACAGCGAGTCTGTGGCTTTAGCCAGGCAATGTACATGTCAAATTCAAAGGAGGAAACGTTAAGAACAGTACACTGTTTTATTTTGTAGTAATTATGTACTCTACCCTCCATCTCTGCAGGTTCAACCAGAACTTTGGAGTCCTGGGGGTTCTGGACAGGTTACACGGGACCGACGCCAACTTCAGGAAGACCAAGGCTTACGAGCGTCACACCCTGCTCCTCAGCCTCACCCCACTGACCGAGAGCATCCCAGACACCCCCAAGAAGGTCCAGTGATTCTCCCCAAACCCAAACGTCACTTCTGACATCCAGCTACatcccaataatctctccttaCTCCTGTAGTGTGCACTCGTCCATACggttaaaagcattggattggtgtaagcaTGAGCTAGAGGAAAATCTATGATGAAGTGAACAAGTacacagagaaaggagagattatAGAGATGCAATCAGTATTCCCATCCTCAAGTCTGGCACTGGGATGTTTCCTCTCCCACTGTTCCTTTCTAATCTTGGTAGTAGAGACAGTGGAGTTCTTATTAAAGGTAGAGTCAGCAAAATGACGATGCACAAGCAGCAACGCAGATATTGTGATGAGCAAGATGCAAGACTTtgctctcacagtcacacacagtatctgcgcatgtgcacgggTTTGCTTCACGCTCTGACAACGTGGTAGCCGCGGGACAAAAACAGGGGAGATGTTTAGCCTCatgcttcaacgctcttagttgttgcggaagTTGACCCAatatgctgtttactttgtgcatctacgtcatatcCCTGACTCTACAAAGCACCTCATTACACTGAAAACACATCGTGGTAATTTACTACTTTTACCTGCTTGATCAGAAGACTTTTGTTTCATCTTGTTATAATGTTCCTAGCAGTAGCACTTTCTACCTTTTCAGTCTAACCTTGTTCTCCGCTGTTAAGTATAAACTTGCTGCTTGGAGATAAGGACGGGACATATCTCTTTTTAATTATAAATCCTACATTTTATTATCCGATTGTTGGATGGCACTTTATTACTGTAATTGGCACTTGATAATAAAGATGCATTTCTTTGAGTGATTCCTGTGTAACTGGAGAAAACCTTATATTAGTAAGTTTGTGGATTCTGGTCTATGGAAAACCATACAATCATCCCATCTTTGTCACCATTTGTACGATCTGTATTGATTGATAAATTGGTCCTTAAAGGGTTGTGTTCTGTAGTCTGACTCCTGGGTTGAGATTTGGGAATCAGTATAGATTTTTACATGACCTGTAATTCATAAACTGTGCATTGTTGCAGAATAAAACCTTAACAAAAAACCAACATCTCATTTGTTTCAAAGCTTTGACACAATCAGCATTCGTCGTCACATCTGTAAATCATCTTTTTTACACTCATTCTCTCCACTCTTTCACACACATAATCAGTAGTCTGCTACAGTAttcatcaaaacagtatcatcCATCAGTGATGTGACCAGATAAGGGGACTGTTCCAGAAATCTGGAttacattttaaattatttagcagaagctcttatccagagcgattacTTAATCTCTTCAAGatagtcaaaagattggacacacctagtcaagggtttttctgaatgttttactattttctacattatagaatagtagtgaaaaaaatatgaaatgatacatatagaatca comes from Salmo trutta chromosome 7, fSalTru1.1, whole genome shotgun sequence and encodes:
- the faxdc2 gene encoding fatty acid hydroxylase domain-containing protein 2, which produces MKGEVTQMNSKGQVPVQMNPSSQRPEAQGGLLDSVMKAVIIIGSGLFVLAAFGNSLTWHLQRFWGASGDFWQNQWTKVHRRWEGHETALFYAGAMFVPFAAFWGSNLLLMLVDYTGMPNFITRYRIQVDKNNPVDPVKLRHAVKTVVLNQLFISAPMVVVCWAVMFSRGNPCGPELPTFHRGLLEMAFCTVLEELLFYYSHRLFHHPALYKHFHKQHHEWTAPIGVVSLYAHPLEHVLSNMLPALIGPVILGSHLVTTTLWYALALVSTTISHCGYHLPFLPSPEFHDYHHLKFNQNFGVLGVLDRLHGTDANFRKTKAYERHTLLLSLTPLTESIPDTPKKVQ